ATCATGTCTTAACTATTTTGGATGTTGCCTCTCCTTCATCTTGTACATGAAACTCCAGCAGATTTAATATTGGCATCCATCATCTAGTCAAACCTCTCACATGTTCTTCAAATCAATCAAATTTGGGATTCTCAGCATTTTCTGTGTCAATAAAAGGTGTGGAATTAGTAGATTCGATGAAGACCTGTTTTTCCTTGCCACATTGGACTTCCAGACGCCATTTGGATTGGGTTTAGAAGATGGGGAAGTTTAGAAGACGTTTCTTGGCCTGAGTCTCTTAAGAGTAGAGATGCAGAAGAGAGAGTGAGACCACGAAGAGACTGGCTGTTGACTGCAGGGCACCACCAGCCGCCTTGGTGGTGGCATTAGTTGGATTTGGGGCAAACCCAGAGTTGGAAGTACTCTGGGAGGAGTTACTTGAAGTTCCAGTTGTTGTTTCACTGGAATAaatctaaaatacataaaaagttacATGGATACATTTCCACATCACAGCTACCTCCATGTACTCTCATATAAAATTAAAGTAGGTGATATATTCTTAGATTGCTCTTTTACCATTGTTCTCTTACCCAACATCATTAACTTCTGAATTCTTGCTCAACCCACCAAGGTCATTCTCTTTAGTTTCAAAACAAACTACCTAGAGATGCCTCAAAAATGCCAAgtggcaacaagaacaaaaaagttATTCAATAACTATAActcctgtttttatttctttgcaaagGAAAAAAGGACCAGGTTAACTAATTCAGTTTCCAAGATTATATTGACTTAATGTATATTTAAGGTCTATTTTCCCAGAAAGGGGGAGATTTTAAAGTTGCACAAAAAAATggggatttttaaatattgtaactGAGACTTATGGAACTAGAATTCATTGGGTCACTGTCTATCCTGGATTTGCTAGGTAACTTTCACATACTCAATTTAATACAGCCTTGGTAACTTAGCCTTTTCCTTAAGGGGGAAATGCAGTCTTATCTTCTCCCttgaaatttgaaataataactCTTCTAAAAAATGGCCACAATATTTGGgttaaattgaaaaagaaaatgagtttttccttTAAGGCAGAATGACTTCAAGAAAACACCATGAAGTCGGAACGATTTCACAAAAGACAACGAGAGGTTATGGTGTTAAGTTTCACCAGCAGCAGCCTCACTGGTCACCAAGCTCAGTGCTGTGGCCAAGAACCAAGGTTCTCCCAGTGTCCCAGCGTCTGAGTGGCATCATTCACCACTGATTTTTCAAGCCACGAAATGCACAGTCCAGTAGGGCACGTGATAATCTCTCCTTTGTCATGGAACAAAGGCAGATCGGAGTTTTCAGCCCTCACTGCAAGGGAGGGTTTACAAGGGCTTCTGATTACAGGCTGGAGGGAGGACGTGGCACCAGGCAAGAGTCTGGGCCCCGTGTACATTTGGCTGCCTATTAATCCAAAGATAAAGCCCTCCTACATCAGCACCAGCTCCTTTTGTTGTAAAATCCATAAggtcattaaacaaatattgacTACAGAAATGTACAAATCCTATCCAAAATAGATtagtgacaacaacaaaaaaatcttgaTCAAGTCAAATTTATTTATcgggcacctactgtgtgcaagaTTTAGTGTGTCCCATCAGGAAACGGCACTCCCAATAAAGAAAAGCATTAATATGGTAATTTACTTAAAACAGGGTGCCTGTTTTGGACACCTTGTTTGGGATCCCGCAAAGTAACCTGTTCTTTATTCATACAATGAGTTTTACTGCAGCAggtgatgttttctttttaaaacctgGTGTATCAATCTGAGGATCTAAAGATCCTCTACaccaacaaaaaaattatgtttattaaacTGACACTAAACAAAATTTTCTCTCCCAAGCTACATTTATTCGCATTATTAAAACTTCTCACTTACAatgttggaggaaaaaaatctggTCGGAGAGAAGATGGGGCGGGGAGTGGAGGGGGCCGGTTTCTCGCAGCCGCGCCCCTCCCCAATCAAAGAATTGAGGAAGGCTCGGGAGCGCAGCTGACTGGGAGGAAGACAATAGGGTACGGTTACCCCGCCAGCGGTGGGGAAGCGCGTTCCACACTCAGGCTGCACTCCCAGGTGAGCCCGGACTTTCGATGTCTGGGGACGGAGGACGCAGCGCGCCCAACTTTGGGGGAGAAGCCCCAGAGACAGTCCTCGATTAACCCCAATCGAAGGCGCTGGAGAGCCGTCACTCCCATCCTCCAAACCCGAACTGACCCAAACAAACGTACCTTCTTCGCCCCCACCCCCGCTAGGGTCTCCCAGGCCCAGCCCCCGGTCTCTCTCGCCGGCGCGGTGCATCCATACACCCTCGAGGCAGCGCTGCGCGGCCCCAGGTACCCACACCCGGGGCGAGGTTCCCCGGATGGAGGATCTAGGGAGACCGCGCTG
This DNA window, taken from Pan paniscus chromosome 5, NHGRI_mPanPan1-v2.0_pri, whole genome shotgun sequence, encodes the following:
- the LOC100982539 gene encoding signal transducer CD24: MGRAMVARLGLGLLLLALLLPTQIYSSETTTGTSSNSSQSTSNSGFAPNPTNATTKAAGGALQSTASLFVVSLSLLHLYS
- the LOC130541607 gene encoding uncharacterized protein LOC130541607, which encodes MVGRFCPESPPGFVQVAATSAVSLDPPSGEPRPGCGYLGPRSAASRVYGCTAPARETGGWAWETLAGVGAKKVRLFGSVRVWRMGVTALQRLRLGLIEDCLWGFSPKVGRAASSVPRHRKSGLTWECSLSVERASPPLAG